One Chondrinema litorale genomic window, GATGGCATTCTACTTTTTCAAGATGAAAAAATTGGCAGCATAATTCCCGAACTAGAAAGGTGGTTTGGTGTAGAAATTACTGTAAAAAATAAAGAGATCGAAGAGAAAAAATTTACTGGAGAGTTCGAAAATATGTCTCTTGAACATGTACTGAAGGGCATGAACTTTAGTCTTGGGTTCGACTATAGTTTTGAAAACGATACTGTTATTTTATTCAATAAAAATTAAGACTATGAAGCTAAATTTTACGAAGAACTTAATCGATCAATCCAGTATGGATTCAAGATAATATTACAAGCGAGATGCTATGATTTAATCTTATTTTAAAATACAAGCTATCAAGCTAATCCCGGGAGTTTGACAAGGCAATTTAATTTCTAACTAATTTTTTAATGATGACTTAAAGTTTCATTATGGACAAAAAATTTTTACTCAATTTTGAGTGTAGGACGCTTTATCCCGTTCTCACAGGAATATTATTATTTCTATTTTTTTCTACTGGCTTACAAGCTTCTGATAATCAGGTACCGAGCATCAAAGATGTTTTTGTTAGTTTGAATATCAAGAATGCAACTCTCAAAGAGTTTTTTATCGATATAGAAACCAAGACAGAATTTAAATTTGCATACGATCCAGACGTAGTTCGAAGAAATAAAGAAATCTCTAAATCGGAAGACAAAAAATCGCTATACGATTTATTGTATGAAGTAGCCGGAGAATACGGATTGCAATTCAAACAAATCAATAAAACCATTTTTGTAAAAGTACTTAATAACAAAGTACAAGTTACCGAACCTGTAGAGATTGATCTTTCTGCCAGACAAGACAGATTAATACAAGGGCAAGTAAACGACGAACTTGGAAATCCACTACCGGGAGTAAGTATTTTGGTAAAAGATTTAGGCAAAGGAGCCATTACCAATGTAAATGGTATTTATAAATTAAATGTACCTGCAGGCAGCAATGTGCTAGTTTTCTCTTATGTAGGCTACATCGCCAAAGAAGTTGAGATAGGTAACCAAACGGAGATCAATGTTCAGATGGAATTAGACGATACCCAGTTGGACGAAGTAGTTGTAACAGCACTAGGTATTGAACGTGAGAAAGAGCAATTGGGCTATGCTACTCAAAGTCTAGATGGGAGTGATATTAATGAAGCGCGAGAAACCAATTTTGTGAACTCACTTAGCGGTAAAGTTGCGGGGGTAAATATTGTATCAAACTCTTCTGTAGGTTCTAGTTCTAGAATTACCATTCGTGGAGAATCTTCTTTACAGTTTCAGGGTAACCAACCACTATTTGTAGTAGATGGTGTGCCAGTTGGTAACGATGCTGTACAAAATACAACTTCGGCAGATTATGGCAACAGTGCTGCTGAATTTAACCCAGCCGATATAGAATCCATCAACGTATTGAAAGGGCCTGCGGCTTCTGCTTTATATGGTTCAAGGGCCGCAAATGGCGTAGTTGTAATCACCACTAAATCTGGGAAAAATACGAGAGGCATTGGTGTGAGTGTAAACTCAAGTGTAACTTTCGAAGACATTTTAATTATGCCTAAATTCCAGAATGAATTCGGGCAAGGTTCAAGTGGTTTGTTCGAAGGTTCTAACTTTGGTTATCAAGGAAATTTAGATTTGTATCCAAATGGTATTCAAGATGGTTACGATGAAAGTTGGGGCCCAAGATTAAACCAAGGGCCAAACAGAGCCCAATTCGATTCACCAACTTTAAATGGATATAGAGGTGGAGATGTATATCTTAGAAACCGAGGAGAAATAATACCAACGCTTTGGATTTCACAACCAGATAATGTTAGAGATTTCTTCGACATTGGAAACACTTTTTACAACAACTTTGCTGTATCTGGTGGTAATGAGCACGGAAACATCAGGCTTTCTTATACCAATCTAGATCAAAAAGGAATTGTACCTAACAACGACCTTAAAAGACATACCATCTCTATTAACTCTGGCTATAAATTTACAGACAAGTTTTCGGCAAACATGGCTGCGAGTTATGTAAAAACTAACAGTACAAACCGACCAGATCAAGGATATGGTAGAAATACGCCTATGTATTTTATGTTGTGGATGGGTCGCCAAGTAAATATGAATAGCTTGAGAGACTACTGGCAGCCCGGTTTAGAAGGTATTCAGCAATATCAGTATAATTATGGTGAAAACCACAACAACCCTTTCTTCTATCAATATGAAAATACTTCTGGTCAAGATAAAGATCGTTTGTTTGGTAATATTTCACTCAATTATAAAATTCTAGACAACCTTACTTTAATGGTAAGAGGTGCTACTGATCTTTATAATGATTTTAGACCTCAAAAAATGGCTGTTAGCACTGTAAGTGTACTAAATGGTAGATATACAGAAGCCAATTTCTACTTCCAAGAAGTAAACACAGATTTCCTTTTAACCTACGATTATAGCAAGAGAGAAGACTTTGGATTTTCATTATCAGTTGGTGGCAACAGAATGAATCAGGAGAAACGAAACGAATCGACTACAGCTCCTGAATTATTGATTCCTGGCATATACAACCTTGGTAATACCGCAGCAGATTTAACAGTTTCTTCGAGCAGATCATCTAGAAGAATAAACAGTTTATATGCACTTGCCAGATTCGATTATAAAAACACAGTTTTTCTTGATGTAACTGGCAGGAACGACTGGTCTAGTACTTTACCTGCTGGCAATAATTCATACTTCTATCCGGCAGTTTCTTTAAGTACAATTATAAATGAAATTTTAACTTTACCTGATTTTGTAACACTTATCAAACTTAGAGGTGGTTGGGCACAAGTAGGTAATGATACAGGTCCTTATCAGTTATACAACTCTTATGGTTACCAAACTCCATGGGGCGATGATTTAGCACTGGCAGAAAACAGCTCGTTAAAAAATCCTCAATTAAAACCAGAGTTAACTACTACTTACGAAGTAGGTGCTGAATTAAAATTCTTTGATAGTAGATTAGGTTTTGATTTAACTTATTACGACATCCGCTCTAAAGATCAGATTCTACAAGTACCATTAGCAGAAACTACAGGTTATGGTTCAAGAGTGATTAATGCTGGTGAAATTAAAAACCAAGGAGTTGAAGTTGTAGTTAACGCCACTCCAATTAAGCTGCAAAACAGTTTTAAATGGGATATAACTTTAAACTTTGCAAAAAACATAAGTGAAGTAGTAGAACTAACTGATGGTATTGATGCAGTAGTACAAACATCTCCGGGTGAAGAAGCAACAGTAGAAGCCAGAGTAGGAGAAAGAATGGGTGCCATGTACGGTCCGGGATTCGTTCGTGTAGAAGAAGGCCCAATGGCTGGTGAAATTATAATTGGCTCTAGTGGTTTGCCGGTTAAAACTTCAGACCTCGGAATGGAGCCTGTTTATCTGGGTAACTTTAATCCAGACTGGACAGGAGGTATCTACAACAACTTCTCATTTAAAGGTTTTTATGCAGGTATTCTTTTCGATGTTCGCCATGGTGGTAAATTCCTTTCTAGATTTTTTAACAAAGCAATGGGAGCCGGTCAGCTTTTAGAATCTGCTGAAGGAAGATCAGCTAGAGCAGTTGGTACAGAATACGACGATCCTTATTACCATGCAGGTGCAGTGGATATGGGCGATGGAACTTACGAGCAAAACCTACAGATTTTTGATGGCACTTATAGTGCGGGTATTTATGGTACAAGTGCGAGAAACTTCCATAAAAGTTATTACGACCATAACTCAGAGTCTCAGATGTTCGATGCGTCTTTTGTAAAACTTCGTGAGATTAAAATTGGCTATCAGGTACCAAATGCAATTATGGGTAACCTGCCATTTAGAAATGTGTCGGTATCATTTGTAGGTAGAAACTTAAAACTGTGGACAAATAACCATCATTTCGATCCAGAAACTGGTGCAACTACAGGAAGCGGTCTGGTTCCGGGTTTCGAAAACATGAGTATTCCTAGTACCAAAAGCTATGGGTTTAACCTCAGCTTCAATCTTTAATAAATCAAGAAATTAAAAATAGAAGATATGAAAAATTCTTGGAAAAGAAGGCTATGGGCTTTTATGCTGGTACTTATACTTAGTGTTACAGCAGCCTGTACCGATGAATTTGAAGAAATTAATACCAATCCAAACGTACCAGAAAGTGTAAACAATCCCGGTTTATTATTGCCGTCGGTAATTAGAAGTACGCTAAACGACCATTACACTGGCTCATGGAGAAGAGGTGCAATTGTAGCCGATTATCTGGCA contains:
- a CDS encoding SusC/RagA family TonB-linked outer membrane protein; its protein translation is MDKKFLLNFECRTLYPVLTGILLFLFFSTGLQASDNQVPSIKDVFVSLNIKNATLKEFFIDIETKTEFKFAYDPDVVRRNKEISKSEDKKSLYDLLYEVAGEYGLQFKQINKTIFVKVLNNKVQVTEPVEIDLSARQDRLIQGQVNDELGNPLPGVSILVKDLGKGAITNVNGIYKLNVPAGSNVLVFSYVGYIAKEVEIGNQTEINVQMELDDTQLDEVVVTALGIEREKEQLGYATQSLDGSDINEARETNFVNSLSGKVAGVNIVSNSSVGSSSRITIRGESSLQFQGNQPLFVVDGVPVGNDAVQNTTSADYGNSAAEFNPADIESINVLKGPAASALYGSRAANGVVVITTKSGKNTRGIGVSVNSSVTFEDILIMPKFQNEFGQGSSGLFEGSNFGYQGNLDLYPNGIQDGYDESWGPRLNQGPNRAQFDSPTLNGYRGGDVYLRNRGEIIPTLWISQPDNVRDFFDIGNTFYNNFAVSGGNEHGNIRLSYTNLDQKGIVPNNDLKRHTISINSGYKFTDKFSANMAASYVKTNSTNRPDQGYGRNTPMYFMLWMGRQVNMNSLRDYWQPGLEGIQQYQYNYGENHNNPFFYQYENTSGQDKDRLFGNISLNYKILDNLTLMVRGATDLYNDFRPQKMAVSTVSVLNGRYTEANFYFQEVNTDFLLTYDYSKREDFGFSLSVGGNRMNQEKRNESTTAPELLIPGIYNLGNTAADLTVSSSRSSRRINSLYALARFDYKNTVFLDVTGRNDWSSTLPAGNNSYFYPAVSLSTIINEILTLPDFVTLIKLRGGWAQVGNDTGPYQLYNSYGYQTPWGDDLALAENSSLKNPQLKPELTTTYEVGAELKFFDSRLGFDLTYYDIRSKDQILQVPLAETTGYGSRVINAGEIKNQGVEVVVNATPIKLQNSFKWDITLNFAKNISEVVELTDGIDAVVQTSPGEEATVEARVGERMGAMYGPGFVRVEEGPMAGEIIIGSSGLPVKTSDLGMEPVYLGNFNPDWTGGIYNNFSFKGFYAGILFDVRHGGKFLSRFFNKAMGAGQLLESAEGRSARAVGTEYDDPYYHAGAVDMGDGTYEQNLQIFDGTYSAGIYGTSARNFHKSYYDHNSESQMFDASFVKLREIKIGYQVPNAIMGNLPFRNVSVSFVGRNLKLWTNNHHFDPETGATTGSGLVPGFENMSIPSTKSYGFNLSFNL